The DNA segment GCCACCGGTGAATCCGGATACCCCTCCACCACCACCGGTAGAGCCACCGCCACCGAAACAGGATCAGATCAAATTCCCTCCTCCGATTGTTAAACCGGATAATGAGGTAATAGATAAAGAACCTGTTCAGATTGAAGATTTGAAAAAAGCAGATCCTGGTCAGAAAACGATCGAAGGTGATCCTACAGCTGATATTGTTATTGCCGGTCCGGTTGGAGATGGTCCAAAACAAGCTGCAGTGGTAGAAGATACCAAGGTTTATGACTTTGTGAGTATTGAAACACAGCCAGGTTTCCCTGGAGGTATGGAGAAATTTTATGCTTATTTGAAAAAAGCAGTAAGATATCCGGCAATGGCTCAGGAAAACAACATTCAGGGTAAAGTATTCTTATCTTTCGTAGTAGAGAAAAATGGAGACTTAACCGACATCAAAGTAGAAAGAAAACTTGGTGGTGGTACGGATGAGGAAGCAATCAGAGTATTGAAAGCAAGTCCACGTTGGACTCCAGGTATTCAGAACGGAAAACCGGTACGTGTGAAGTACAATATTCCAATCAGCTTTACCTTATCACAATAGAATAAAAGAATGTTTAACTTGAAAACATTTAAACAGAAATCGCCTCAACAGCGATTTCTGTTCATTTTAGGCCTAGTGATGTTTACGTTTTATCTGATTTTGGGATTGTTATTGATCTTCTGGAAAGATATCCCGTTTGAAATCGAAAAAACCTATCGTATCTTATTTGGACTTTTGTTAATTGCCTATGCTGCAATTAGATTTACCCGGTTGATCAATCCAAAAGAGGATTAATCTCTACAATTTGGGCATCATCATTAAAATATAGCTGAAATCAAATGAAACACCTGAGTCTGATATTATTGTTATTTGTATTTGTAGCCTGCAAGCGCAAAGCAAAAAAAGAAAATACCGTTGAACAGACACGTACCTCCGGGAGCGTGAAAATTCTGGTTGACGAATCATTTTCGGGAGTCTTGGGAGATCAGATTGATGTTTTTAAAACAGATTACCCTAATGCTACTTTTAACATTGTTAAAGGAAATGAAAACAAAATTATTCCTACCTTTCTGAACGATAGCATCAGAGTGATTATATTGTCACGTATGCTGAGACCGGAGGAGGATAAGATGTACAGGAACAGGAGTATCGTACCTAAAACTTCCAGATTTGCGATTGATGGGATTGCCTTGATCACAAATGCGGCTAATATTGATACCAATATTACCGTTAAAGAGGTGATAGAAATTTTAAAAGGAACAGCAACAAGCGGCAAGCAATTGGTTTTTGATAATGCTTATTCCAGTACTTTACGATATTTTAAAGATCTGGCAGGTATAAAAGAACTTCCTAAAAAGGGAGTTTATACGTTGCAGAACAACAATGACGTGATAAAGTACGTTGCTGATAAGAGAGATTTTATTGGAGTGGTTGGTGTTAACTGGCTGATTTATAATAGTAAAGAAATGTCAGAGTCGATTGCGAAAATAAAAGTAATGGGCCTGAAAAATTTACCCGGTAAGAAAGGGGATAGTACTTTTTACAAGCCTGATCAGAAAAATCTGATTAGTGGGATTTATCCTTTTTTAAGGAACATTTATATCATCAATGCGGAAGGCCGTAATGGTTTAGGCACAGGTTTTGCAAACTGGTTAGTAAGCCAGAGGGGGCAACTGATTGTACTCAAATCAGGACTGGGTCCACATAAGATGATGCCGAGAGAATTTAATTTTAAGAATACAAACTAAATTTTATATTTGAACCATGAAAATGACAAAGAAAGCAATAACCTTAGGTTTAGGTTTAGTAGTGATGGGTTCTGCCTCTTTTGCTCAAAGCTTAAATGATGCAAAAAAGGCAATAGATGCCGAACAGTACCAGAAAGCGACTACCATGCTTAAAGCATTGGTGAAATCACAAGCTAGTAAAGGAGAAAATTACTTTAATTTAGGTGATGTTTATCTAAGAATGGATTATGTGGATTCTGCAAGAGCGGTGTTTACACAAGGCGTTGCTGCTGATCCAAAAAACTCTTTAAACTATATTGGTTTAGGAGAGGCTGATTTATTTTCTAACAACCCAACTTCAGCAAATACCAATTTTGCTAAAGCTGTAGAAGTATCTTCTAAAAAAGATTATATTCCTCAGTTGTATATCGGTAAAGCATATATTGCTACTGATAAACCTGATTTCACTTCAGCGCTGCCTTATCTTCAAAAAGCAGATGAATTGGATAAAGACGATAAAGATGCAGAGACTTTCGTGGCATTGGGTGATTATTATGCTTTGCAAAAGAAAAATTCTGAGGCTTTACAGAGCTATATGAGAGCTTTGAATATAAACGGAGCGCTGTTAAGAGCTAAAGTTCAAATTGGAAGAATGTATACTGAATCAAGAGCATTTCCTGAAGCTGAAGCAGAGCTAAACTCCGCCATTGCTGCAGATGCAAATTATGGTCCTGCTTACAGAGAAATTGCAGAACTTTACATGCAATGGGCAAATCAGGTTGCTACTGAACAGGCGGCTAAATCTGCTTTGGCATTGACAAACTATAAAAAATATCTTGACCTGACTGATCAGTCTTATGAATCAAAACTTCGTTATGCGCAGTTCTTGTTTTACGCAAAAGATTTCCAAACCTTAGAGCAGGTTACAAGTGAATTAGCAACAACCAATGTTAATGATCCAAAAAGCCTTGTCGTATCAAGATTACGTGGCTACTCTGCTTATGAAAACAAGAACTATCCAAAGAGTTTAGAATACATGAACGACTTCTTTGCGAAAGTAAAAGATACTTCACGTATCGTAGCTTCCGATTATTTATATCTTGGAAGAGCCTTAATGCAAAATGGTAATGACAGTCTTGCATTGACAAACATCGTTAAAGCTGTAGAGAAAGATTCTACAAATGCAGAAGCTTTAGAAGAAGTAGCAATGTCTCTTTTCAAAGCAAAAAACTATGCTAAAGCTGGTGATGTATTTGCAATTGCTGTTAAATCAAATCCTAATGGCAAAAACACATTAACCAACTCTTATTACTTGGGCGTAGCTAAATATTATGACTACGCACTTAAAGACAGAGATGGTAAACATCCTGATAAAAAGATTTTAGTAGATGCGGATTCTGCTTTCTCTTCTATTATCAAGTTTAAGAATGATTTTGCATTGGCTTATGCTTACAGAGCTCGTATCGCAAAATATGCAGATGATGCAACCAACCCAAAATGGTTAGCTGTTCCTTACTACGATCAATTGATTCAGTTAGTTACCGTAACTAAGCCAGAACTTGCGGCTTCAGTTCCAAAAGAATTAGTAGAAGCTTATGTTTATACGGGTTCATACTATGCTCAGACTGATAAAGAAAAAGCTAAAGAATACCTGACAAAAGCCCTTGCTATTGATCCTCAGAACTCAGGAGCACAGGAACGTTTAAAACAATTAACTGCACCAGCACCTAAGAGTCCGGTAAAGAAAAAGTAATATTTTCGAATAAAAGAAAAAGGCAGGGTTGTTATCCTGCCTTTTTCTTTTAATTTTGTCCCAAATTTAATGTCATGGAAACCCAAAGTGTACCTGTAGATTTTTTACCTATTGTATTTCAAGTTATTGTTGCTTTAGGATTTGTTGTTGTGACTTTGATCGCAACTCATTTTTTAGGCCCTAAAAGAAAGACAGCAGATAAATTGTCAACTTTCGAAGCAGGGATTAAAGTTGTTGGAAATGCGCGTCAGCCATTCTCTATTAAATACTTCTTAGTCGCCATTCTATTCGTTCTGTTCGATGTGGAGGTGATTTTCATGTATCCATGGGCAGTTAACTTCAGAGAGCTTGGAATGACTGGTATGATCGAAATGTTCATCTTCATGGGCACCTTGTTACTTGGTTTTATCTACGTTTTGAAAAAGAAAGCTTTAGACTGGAATTAACCTATTTAGATTGTTTCTAAATGATGTTAGTTTAGGTCAATTGCTTCCAAAATATTGTAAATTTGTGGTTCATTCTTTGTAGGAATGAACCTTTTTTCGTTTTGTATCATGAGTGACATCAATATAGTAGACGCGCCTCCAGGCATAGAAGGATCTGGTTTTTTTGCCACCTCTTTTGACAAAGTAATTGGTTTGGCACGTTCCCATTCATTATGGCCCCTGCCATTCGCTACGTCTTGTTGCGGTATCGAGTTTATGGCTACCATGGGTTCTCACTATGACTTCGGTCGTTTTGGCTCTGAACGTTTAAGTTTTTCTCCCCGTCAGGCGGATTTATTAATGGTGATGGGAACCATCGCCAAGAAAATGAGCCCTGTATTAAAGCAAGTGTACTTACAAATGGCTGAACCGCGTTGGGTGATCGCTGTAGGTGCCTGCGCATCAAGTGGAGGAATCTTTGATACCTATTCTGTACTTCAGGGAATAGATGAAATCATTCCGGTAGATGTTTACGTCCCAGGTTGTCCACCGAGACCAGAAGCAATCTTAGATGGCTTTGGCAAGATCCAGGAGCTGGTAAGGAATGAATCTTCCAGAAGAAGAGATTCAGATCAATACAAGGAAATGTTGGCTTCATACGGAATATTATAATGGCAGAAGTTACAAATAATGAAATCGTTCAGGCGCTAACAGAAAAGTTCGGCGGACAGATCATCGGCGTGAATGAGCCATATGGCTTGCTTACTTTCGAAACCACTAAAGATGTCATCATCGAAGTGCTGAGGTTTCTGAAAGAAGATGCCAATACTAATTTTAATTTCCTGACTGATATCACTGCGGTACATTATCCGGAGAAAAAACATGGTATTGCAGTGGTTTATCACTTGCATAGCATGGTTAAAAAGATCAGGGTTAGGGTAAAAGTCTTCATCGACGAACATCATCCGACCATTCCTACTGCTACAGTGCTATGGAATTCAGCAAACTGGATGGAAAGAGAAACATATGACTTCTTCGGAGTAAGATTTGAAGGTCACCCGGACTTGAGAAGAATATTGAACATGGACGAACTAGGTGTTCATCCGATGTTGAAGCAGTATCCTTTGGAAGATCCAAACAGAGTAGATAAAAAAGACGAATACTTTGGTAGATAAGAACATGAATCACAATCAACCGGTATATACAGATAACGATCCTCAGAATGAGTTGGTAACCCTGAATTTAGGACCTACTCACCCTGCAACCCATGGTGTTTTTCAGAATGTAATTCAATTAGACGGCGAGCGTATTGTAAGTGGTGTTTCTACCATTGGCTATATTCACCGTGCTTTTGAGAAAATTGCAGAACACCGTCCATTCTATCAGATCACCCCTTTAACCGACAGGTTAAACTACTGCTCATCGCCGATCAATAACATGGGATGGCACATGACGGTAGAGAAATTATTAAATATCCAAATGCCTAAAAGGGTCGATTACCTAAGGGTAATCGTTATGGAGCTTTCACGTATTGCTGATCATATTATCTGTAATACGATCATTGCCCAGGATACAGGGGCGACGACTACTTTCCTATACCTTTTTCAGTTCAGAGAGCACATCTATGAGATCTTTGAGGAAATCTGTGGTGCACGTTTAACAACAAACATTGGTAGGATTGGTGGTTTTGAAAGAGATTTCAACGACATCGCCTTTGCGAAAATCAATAAGTTTTTAAAAGAGTTTCCCGTTGCTTTAAAAGAGTTTGAAAGTCTTTTAAACCGCAACAGGATTTTTATAGACCGTACTTCAGGAGTTGCCTGCGTAACTGCAGAACAGGGTTTGGATTATGGGTGGACAGGACCTTTATTGCGTTCTACAGGAGTAGATTATGATGTTCGCGTAAGTGAGCCTTATTCTTCTTATCAAGACTTCGATTTTGAAGTTCCTGTAGGTACCAGCGGTGATATTTACGACCGTTACCTGGTGCGTAATGAGGAAATGTGGCAAAGTCTTCGCCTGATTGAGCAGGGGATGGAGAAATTAAAGAGCGAAAAGGCAGGAATTTTCCATGCAGATGTTCCTGAATTCTATTTGCCTGGAAAAGAAGAAGTTTACAACAATATGGAAGCATTGATCTATCACTTTAAAATTGTGATGGGCGAAATTGATGCTCCTAAAGCGGAAGTTTACCATGCTGTTGAAGGTGGTAACGGGGAGCTGGGGTTCTATTTGATTAATGATGGAGGAAGAACACCTTACCGTCTGCATTTCAGAAGACCAAGCTTTATTAATTATCAAATGTTTGCGCCCATGAGTAAAGGTATGCTGTTGTCAGATGCCATTATTAACATGAGTAGTATGAATATTATTGCAGGAGAATTAGATGCTTAAAGTAGAAGAACAACAACCTGTGCAATTCTCAGCGGCTTTAATTGAAAAGTCTGAAGAGATCGTTAAGAGATATCCGGAAGGAAAGCAAAAATCTGCTTTATTGCCAATCTTGCATGAAGTACAGGCAGAACTGGGCTGGTTAAGTCCAAATGCCATGGATAAAGTTGCGGAGTTTCTGAGTATCGAACCCATTGAAGTATATGAAGTAGCCTCGTTTTACAGCATGTACTTTTTGAAACCTCAGGGTAAATATGTTCTGGAAGTTTGCAGAACAGGACCTTGCTGTTTAGTGGGAGCGGAAAAACTGATGGATCACCTGCAGAAAAGCCTTGGTGTGAAAGAAAACGAAGTGACACCGGATGGCTTATTCAGCTGGAGAGGGGTAGAGTGTTTAGCGGCATGTGGCTATGGCCCGGTTTTACAGATAGGTCCTGAATATACCTTCTATGAGAACCTTAACGAACAAAAGGTAGACGATTTGATACAAGACTTACGCAAAAAATAATGGCCCGTAAACTATTATTAGAACATATAAACGTACCGGACATTCATACATTTGATGTCTATCGCCAGAAAGGCGGGTACCGCGCTGTGGAAAAGGCTTTGAAAACTTTAACCCCTGATGAAGTGGTAGAAGAAGTGAAAAAGTCCGGATTACGCGGTCGTGGGGGTGCAGGATTTCCTACAGGAATGAAATGGAGCTTTTTGGCTAAACCGGAAGGGGTAGCGCGTTACCTGGTATGTAATGCCGATGAATCGGAGCCGGGAACGTTTAAAGACCGTTACCTGATGACCCATATCCCTCATGCACTGATCGAAGGAATGATTGTATCCAGCTTTGCATTGGGTGCACATACTTCTTATATCTATGTACGTGGAGAAATGATGCCTCAGATCCGCATTCTGGAAAAAGCAATCGCTGAAGCCAAAAATGCCGGATTTCTAGGTAAAAATATTTTAGGAACAGGTTACGACCTGGAACTATACGTTCAGCCGGGTGGTGGTGCTTATATCTGTGGTGAAGAAACTGCTTTATTAGAATCACTGGAAGGTAAACGTGGTAACCCGAGGATCAAACCTCCATTTCCTGCTATCGCAGGATTGTATGGCTGCCCAACGGTAGTGAACAACGTGGAATCTATTGCTGCTACTGTTCCGATCATCAATGATGGCGGAGATGAGTATGCAAAAATCGGAATCGGCCGCAGTACAGGAACTAAACTGATCTCCGCTTCGGGGAACCTGGTAAGACCGGGAGTTTATGAGATTGAGCTGGGCTTACCTGTGGAAGAATTTATCTATTCTGATGAGTGGTGTGGTGGTATTGCCAATGGCAAAAGATTAAAGGCAACAGTTGCCGGTGGATCTTCTGTTCCGATACTTCCTGCTAACCTTAGTTTAAAGCTTGCAAATGGGGATCCCCGTTTAATGAGCTATGAATCTTTATCTGAAGGTGGTTTTGCTACCGGATCGATGATGGGTTCAGGAGGGTTCATCGCTTTTGATGAAGATCAGTGTATCGTTAGAAATACCTGGAACTTCTCCCGTTTTTATCACCACGAGAGTTGTGGCCAATGTTCACCTTGTCGCGAGGGAACAGGATGGATGGAGAAAGTACTTCATCGCCTTGAATTTGGCCATGGTAAAATGAGTGATATTGATTTGTTGGTTGACGTTTCAAAGAAAATTGAAGGAAATACCATTTGTCCTTTAGGTGATGCAGCAGCATGGCCGGTAGCGAGTGCCATCAGACATTTCAGAGATGAGTTTGAATGGCATGTGAATGAACCGGTGAAAAGCCTGGATACAAATTATGGATTGGCAAATTATGCTGAACCAATAGCTAAAACAGTGAGTACAGAAAATTAACGATCAAACTGAAGTTTAAGCGGTTATAAGACCGGGAAAGCAGAAGAATGATAAAAGAATATCTTTAACAATGAGTGATAAAGTTAAGGTAACCATAGACGGAATAACCGTAGAAGTAGCGCCAGGAACCACCATCCTGAATGCTGCCAGACAAATCGGCGGCGATATTGTTCCTCCGGCGATGTGTTATTATTCCAAATTAGAAGGTAGTGGTGGTAAGTGTCGGACCTGCATCGTTAAGGTGAGTAAAGGTTCTGAAAAGGATCCCCGTCCGATGCCGAAACTGGTAGCTTCATGCCGGACCACCGTAATGGATGGAATGGAGGTGCAGAACATTACTTCTCCGGAAGTGATTGAAGCCAGAAGCGGTGTAGTGGAGATGTTGTTGATCAACCATCCGCTGGATTGTCCTGTTTGTGACCAGGCAGGTGAATGTGACCTTCAGAATCTGGGTTACGAGCATGGTTTGCAGAAAACAAGGTATGAGTTTGAAAGAAGAACTTTCGAACGCATAGATATTGGCGATAAGATCCAGTTGCACATGAACAGGTGCATTCTTTGTTATCGTTGTGTGTTTACTGCAGATCAGATTACGAATAAACGTGTTCACGGAATCTTAAACCGTGGAGATCATTCAGAGATCTCTACTTATATTCAAACGGCTGTCGACAATGATTTCTCCGGAAATGTGATCGATGTTTGCCCGGTTGGCGCTTTAACCGATAAAACTTTCAGGTTTAAAAACAGGGTTTGGTTTACTAAACCAATTGATGCACACAGAGATTGTCCTACTTGTAGCGGAAAAGTAACGCTATGGTATAAAGGAGAAGATGTCTTGCGTGTAACAGCCCGTAAAGACATTTATGGTGAGGTAGAAGAGTTCATCTGTAATACTTGTCGTTTTGACAAAAAGAAAACCGCAGACTGGACGATTGAACATCCTACACACATTAGTGATACGTCTGTAATTGCCTCCAATCATTATGATACTTTAAAACCTTTGCCGGTAATTCAGGATAATGCCAGATTACAGGAAGCAAACAGGGTAGAACTAGAAAAAACCACTAAATTCTAATGGATATAGCTTTTGTAATAGAGAAATTTGTACTGGTAGCGATTATATTCGGTATAAGTTTAGTGATAGCCATGTATTCCACTTATGCAGAAAGGAAAGTGGCTGCGTTTTTACAGGACAGGTTAGGACCGGACAGAGCGGGTCCCTTTGGGATTCTTCAGCCTTTGGCCGATGGTTTGAAAATGTTCATGAAAGAAGAGATCATCCCTACGAATGCCAGTAAATGGTTATTTATGGTTGGTCCCGGTTTAGCCATGTTAACGGCTTGTATCGGTACGGCGGTGATTCCATGGGGTACGCCAATGACCATAGGTGACCGCGTAATTCCTTTACAGGTAACCGATATCAACGTGGGTATCCTATATATCTTTGGCGTGGTCTCTTTAGGTGTTTACGGTGTAATGATCGGTGGATGGGCTTCAAACAATAAATACTCTTTGTTAAGTGCGATCCGTGCGGCATCTCAAAACATCAGTTACGAAATTGCAATGGGTTTATCCATCATTGCGTTGTTATTAGTTACCAATTCCATGAGCATCGGCGAAATCGTAGCCAATCAACATGGCTGGAGATGGAATGTACTTTATCAGCCTGTAGGCTTTTTACTGTTTATGGTTTGTGCTTTTGCAGAAACGAACAGGGCACCATTCGATTTACCGGAATGTGAGACGGAGTTGATCGGTGGTTATCATACCGAATATTCATCCATGAAACTTGGTTTCTATTTGTTCGCAGAATACATCAATATGTTTGTTTCTGCAGCAGTAATGGCAAGTTTATATTTTGGAGGTTATAACTATCCTGGAATGGATTGGGTACTGGCACATACAGGTCAGGTAATTGGTCCATTGATTGGAACGGGTGTCTTCTTTTTGAAGATCTTTGCTTTTATCTTTTTCTTCATGTGGGTACGCTGGACCATTCCTCGTTTCCGTTATGATCAACTAATGCATTTAGGCTGGAAAGTTTTAATTCCTTTAGCCATTGCAAATATCATTGTCACAAGTATTGTGATTGCTGTAATTGAAAAGTTTTAACTGTCCGCATTTAGCGGTATAATAAGGAGGTTTAATGGAACCATTAACCAGTAAAAAGAAAGTATTAGAGAAAGTACCCCTAACGTTTGCAGAACGCATGTATTTGCCTGCAATCACGAAAGGATTGGCTATTACGATCAGCCACTTCTTTAAGAAAGAGGCAACGATCAGATATCCGGAGGTACAAAGAGAATTTTCTACCAATTTCAGAGGGATGCACTCGCTGAAAAGGGATGAAGAAGGTAAAGAACGTTGTACCGCATGTGGTCTCTGCGCTTTGTCTTGTCCTGCGGAAGCCATCACGATGATTGCTTCGGAGCGTAAACCGGAAGAGAAAGACCTTTACCGTGAGGAGAAATATGCTTCTGTATATGAGATCAACATGTTGCGTTGTATCTTTTGTGGATTGTGCGAAGAGGCGTGTCCAAAAGAAGCCATCTACTTAGATGGACCAATTGTTCCTTCAGATTACCTGCGTAAAGATTTTATCTACGGCAAGGATAAACTGGTAGAACAGCCATTGAATAAGAAATAATTAGCATACATAACCTCAGGGTTATTAATATAAACAGTTTAAACATAAATAAATGGGTACATCGGTATTCTATTTTGTAGCAACATTAAGCGTCATCTTTTCACTGATGGTTATCTTTTCCAAGAACCCGGTGCATAGTGTGCTTTACTTAATTGTTACTTTCTTTACATTAACAGTTCATTACATTTTGCTGAATGCACAATTCCTGGCAGTAGTGAACTTCATCGTTTACATGGGTGCCATTATGGTACTGTTCCTCTTTGTGCTGATGCTCCTCAACCTCAATAAAGACAATGAGCCGTTAAAATCGGGTCTGGTCAAGATCGTTGGGGTCATTGCAGGATGTTGCCTGGTGGTTACGATTATAGGTTCCCTGAAAGCTACTGCAATCTCTGATCCTGTTTTATTGAAAAATCCGAATCTGGGATTGGTAAAGAATTTAGGTAAGGAACTGTTTGGTCCTTATATGTTACCTTTTGAACTGTCTTCTATCTTATTGTTAACCGCAATGGTAGGCGCAGTATTATTAACTAAAAAAGAAAAAGCATAGTGAATAATTTAACTCAAGGATTACAGGGCGTACCACTTAACCATTATATCTGGCTAAGTGCTATTATTTTCACCATCGGTGTGATTGGTGTATTGACCCGCAGAAATGCCATCGTCATCTTTATGTCTGTGGAATTGATGCTGAATGCAGTGAATCTATTGCTTACCGCTTTTTCGGTACATAGCAATGATCCCTCAGGACAAGTATTTGTGTTTTTTATCATGGTACTTGCCGCTGCTGAAGTTGCAGTAGGACTAAGTATTATTGTAATGGTGTACAGAAATACACAATCTATAGATATAAACGTATTGAATCGCCT comes from the Pedobacter sp. FW305-3-2-15-E-R2A2 genome and includes:
- a CDS encoding NADH-quinone oxidoreductase subunit J → MGTSVFYFVATLSVIFSLMVIFSKNPVHSVLYLIVTFFTLTVHYILLNAQFLAVVNFIVYMGAIMVLFLFVLMLLNLNKDNEPLKSGLVKIVGVIAGCCLVVTIIGSLKATAISDPVLLKNPNLGLVKNLGKELFGPYMLPFELSSILLLTAMVGAVLLTKKEKA
- the nuoK gene encoding NADH-quinone oxidoreductase subunit NuoK, translated to MNNLTQGLQGVPLNHYIWLSAIIFTIGVIGVLTRRNAIVIFMSVELMLNAVNLLLTAFSVHSNDPSGQVFVFFIMVLAAAEVAVGLSIIVMVYRNTQSIDINVLNRLKW